In Mongoliitalea daihaiensis, one DNA window encodes the following:
- a CDS encoding ABC transporter ATP-binding protein, giving the protein MTSKQAAFLLQARNLSIGYQVKNGTPKLIAEGLNFDLKVGELTCLLGPNGVGKSTLIKTIMGSLPVLAGEVQLKNQPIQSYRAADLAKELAVVLTDKIGGAQLTVEDLIGLGRTPHTNWLGKMSTEDQTKVDEAIAQTHVGYLRGSLIAELSDGQLQKVMIARAIAQDAGVLILDEPTAHLDLVNRFEIMFLLRKIAQESKKAILVVTHDLEIALETADQFWLMTCGDPLRTGLPEDLVCSGAINQLLPGKELFFDAAKGKVKLQSPIEEFAIHGNPVKAQWLAHALVKNGLKLPTDVTIEATEADFLWKEAGKEQRGFREIREVLDRCRGLR; this is encoded by the coding sequence ATGACATCAAAACAAGCAGCATTCCTACTCCAAGCTAGAAACCTCAGTATAGGGTATCAGGTGAAAAATGGCACGCCCAAGCTGATTGCAGAAGGATTAAACTTTGATCTAAAAGTTGGAGAGCTTACCTGTTTGTTGGGACCAAATGGTGTTGGAAAGTCAACGCTGATTAAGACCATCATGGGTAGCCTACCTGTCTTGGCAGGAGAAGTACAGCTCAAAAACCAACCTATTCAATCCTATCGTGCAGCTGATTTGGCAAAAGAGTTGGCAGTAGTGTTGACTGATAAAATTGGTGGAGCCCAATTGACAGTGGAGGATTTGATAGGATTGGGGAGAACTCCCCATACCAATTGGTTGGGGAAGATGAGTACGGAAGATCAAACCAAAGTCGATGAAGCCATAGCACAGACCCATGTTGGGTATTTGCGTGGTTCCTTGATTGCTGAACTCAGCGATGGACAGCTTCAAAAGGTAATGATTGCCCGGGCGATTGCACAGGATGCAGGTGTTTTGATTTTGGATGAACCTACGGCACATCTGGATTTGGTGAATCGATTTGAGATTATGTTTTTGCTCCGGAAGATTGCCCAAGAAAGTAAGAAGGCCATTTTGGTGGTGACTCACGATTTGGAGATTGCCCTAGAGACGGCGGATCAATTTTGGCTGATGACCTGTGGAGATCCTTTGCGAACAGGCTTGCCCGAAGACTTGGTTTGCTCAGGTGCGATCAATCAATTGTTGCCAGGGAAAGAATTGTTTTTTGATGCTGCGAAAGGAAAAGTAAAACTTCAATCCCCTATCGAAGAATTTGCTATCCATGGAAATCCCGTCAAAGCCCAATGGCTGGCGCATGCGTTGGTGAAGAATGGGTTGAAATTACCAACTGACGTGACGATAGAAGCTACAGAAGCTGATTTCCTATGGAAAGAAGCAGGAAAAGAACAGAGGGGATTTAGAGAGATACGAGAGGTGTTGGATAGGTGTAGAGGCTTGAGGTGA
- a CDS encoding class I SAM-dependent methyltransferase: MATYTTEIASDKISSDNPIHQRLLKAYIAAKPLVKGNLLEVGCGEGRGVEVLMPLVEHYLGIDKIQEVIDSLTEKYPTVQFQQAVIPPFKGLAANSFDSVVSFQVIEHIANDRLYLEEIYRVLKPGGVAVISTPNIRHTLSRNPWHIREYTADQLRDLCLKVFDSVEAKGIGGNAKVWDYHEANRISVNKIMRFDILNLQYRLPAAVLRWPYEVLNRLNRNKLHQQKGQAVTDITHEDYLVEEHPEKGLDLFYILHKRA, encoded by the coding sequence ATGGCTACCTATACTACCGAAATAGCTTCTGATAAAATTAGTAGTGATAACCCGATTCACCAACGCTTATTGAAAGCCTACATTGCTGCCAAACCTTTGGTGAAAGGCAACTTGCTAGAAGTAGGTTGTGGAGAAGGCAGAGGAGTAGAGGTACTGATGCCTTTGGTAGAGCATTACTTGGGGATCGATAAAATCCAAGAGGTGATAGACAGCCTTACAGAAAAGTACCCTACTGTGCAATTTCAACAAGCAGTCATTCCTCCATTTAAAGGGTTGGCTGCTAACTCTTTTGACTCTGTGGTGAGTTTTCAGGTGATCGAGCATATAGCAAATGATCGGCTGTATTTGGAAGAAATCTACCGGGTACTGAAACCGGGAGGGGTAGCGGTGATTTCTACACCAAATATCCGACATACATTATCCCGAAACCCTTGGCATATCAGGGAATACACGGCCGATCAATTGAGAGATTTGTGTTTGAAAGTATTCGATTCTGTGGAAGCTAAAGGGATTGGAGGAAATGCAAAAGTGTGGGATTACCATGAAGCCAATCGCATTTCGGTCAATAAAATCATGCGTTTTGATATTTTGAATTTACAGTACAGGCTGCCAGCAGCAGTCCTGCGTTGGCCGTATGAGGTGCTGAACAGATTGAACCGCAACAAGCTGCATCAACAAAAAGGGCAAGCAGTCACCGATATCACTCATGAAGATTATCTCGTGGAAGAACACCCTGAAAAAGGGTTGGATCTTTTTTACATACTTCATAAAAGAGCATAA
- a CDS encoding iron ABC transporter permease, whose translation MSSHSRHSLLMLGMSIACMILFVLNISFGSVAIPVGEIFGRLLGGSFSKSSWETIVMDYRIPKAITALLAGTALSIAGLQMQTFFRNPLAGPYVLGISSGAGLGVALLVLAGSIIGFSGYAVGVWATIIAASAGAVLVLLLMSLTAWKVRDSMTLLIVGLMFGSAVSALIAVLAFFADAEQLKMFTIWSMGSLGSTQSNQLAGFSIAIVLGLLPVLGMLKSYNAMLLGENYARSMGVNVNKLRWAMIMSTGVLAGSATAFCGPIAFIGIAVPHMARLLFRTSDHRILLPASALIGMGVLLICDTIAQLPGSAQTLPINAVTSLIGAPMVIWLIMRRNFSKEF comes from the coding sequence TGTTGGGGAGATTTTCGGTAGACTTTTAGGAGGTAGTTTTAGCAAATCTTCTTGGGAGACTATCGTGATGGACTATCGCATACCCAAGGCAATCACGGCATTATTGGCAGGGACAGCGCTTTCCATTGCCGGTCTACAGATGCAGACATTTTTCAGAAATCCCTTAGCCGGTCCTTATGTATTGGGGATTAGTTCGGGTGCGGGCTTGGGTGTGGCTTTGCTGGTTTTAGCAGGCTCAATTATTGGTTTTTCAGGCTATGCTGTAGGGGTTTGGGCAACGATCATCGCAGCTTCGGCGGGTGCAGTATTGGTATTGTTGTTGATGAGTTTGACAGCTTGGAAGGTGCGGGATAGCATGACCTTGTTGATTGTAGGACTGATGTTTGGGTCAGCAGTTTCGGCACTGATTGCGGTTTTGGCCTTTTTTGCAGATGCTGAACAATTGAAAATGTTTACCATTTGGTCTATGGGGAGTTTGGGAAGCACGCAAAGCAATCAGTTGGCTGGTTTTTCCATAGCCATAGTGCTAGGCTTGCTTCCTGTATTAGGAATGCTTAAGTCCTATAATGCCATGTTGTTGGGAGAAAATTATGCCAGAAGCATGGGCGTAAATGTCAACAAGCTCCGGTGGGCCATGATCATGAGCACTGGAGTGTTGGCTGGTTCGGCTACTGCTTTTTGTGGACCCATTGCATTTATCGGGATAGCAGTGCCTCATATGGCACGTTTGCTATTTCGCACATCTGATCATCGCATTTTGCTCCCTGCCTCAGCACTGATTGGGATGGGAGTTTTATTGATTTGCGATACCATTGCACAGTTACCAGGTTCAGCTCAAACCCTACCGATCAATGCTGTCACATCTCTGATTGGTGCACCCATGGTGATTTGGTTGATCATGCGTAGAAACTTCAGTAAAGAATTTTAA
- the rlmB gene encoding 23S rRNA (guanosine(2251)-2'-O)-methyltransferase RlmB — translation MEKRTDGFLINKGEQEKDFIFGTRAVMEAIHAQKDIDKILLDKDVNNELTKELLALAKAERIPVVRVPDAKLNRITRKNHQGVIAHMSAIQYASLDNVIETCFSSGIAPLILVLDRITDVRNFGAIARTAECAGVHAIVIPEKGAAQINSDAVKTSAGALNHLPICRVKNLYYTVKDLQKMGLQVVAVSEKGDKMMYEADFSIPTALIMGSEEDGISPELMGLSNDFIKIPMKGNIESLNVSVSAGVVIYEAIRQRG, via the coding sequence ATGGAGAAACGCACAGATGGCTTTCTAATCAATAAAGGCGAACAAGAAAAAGATTTTATATTTGGTACCCGCGCAGTCATGGAAGCAATCCATGCGCAGAAGGATATTGACAAGATTTTATTGGATAAAGATGTCAATAATGAACTGACCAAAGAATTACTGGCCTTAGCGAAAGCAGAACGCATTCCTGTTGTCAGAGTACCAGATGCTAAATTGAATAGAATCACCCGCAAAAACCATCAAGGTGTAATTGCCCATATGTCGGCTATACAGTACGCCTCTTTGGACAATGTGATTGAAACCTGTTTTTCTTCGGGCATTGCTCCCCTGATATTGGTTTTGGATAGAATCACAGATGTACGAAATTTTGGTGCCATCGCCCGTACTGCTGAATGTGCCGGTGTACACGCCATTGTCATCCCAGAAAAAGGTGCTGCACAAATCAACTCAGATGCTGTAAAAACTTCCGCAGGAGCTCTCAATCACTTACCCATCTGTCGAGTAAAGAATCTGTATTACACCGTCAAAGACCTACAAAAAATGGGCTTACAAGTTGTAGCTGTTTCTGAAAAAGGAGATAAGATGATGTATGAGGCAGACTTCAGCATTCCTACAGCGCTGATTATGGGATCGGAAGAAGACGGTATATCTCCTGAACTCATGGGCCTCAGCAATGACTTTATCAAAATTCCTATGAAAGGCAACATCGAAAGCTTAAACGTATCTGTATCTGCAGGAGTAGTGATTTACGAAGCGATTAGACAGAGGGGATAG
- a CDS encoding glycosyltransferase family 117 protein — translation MLEYKKVNNLTGWLVFLIATTVYILTVEETASFWDPGEFIAVSYKLQVPHPPGAPFFLLVYRMFAFLAMGNELSVAYWMNIGSALFSGFTILFLFWTITLFGRKIFQIKSGEESKGQILSLMGAGIVGSLAYTFSDSFWFSAVEAEVYAMSSFFTAIVIWAFLKWDTLTDPREENKWLIFIAYLVGLSIGVHLLNLVTLPALALIYYFKKYPNPNIKGAIIALVLGGVALIIINNIVIPGLPSIAGSMEIFFVNSIGLPFGSGIVVFSALFIGGLVYGIFYSIKHQKVVLNTVLLSLTFILIGYGSYALIIIRANQNPVINENDPKDIISYISYLKREQYGYRPLLHGQYFDAELVDQVEGSPIYLKTPNGYEIVDYNNVNKYDPNRTTILPRIYSTQERHKQIYRSKLGLREGEKPTFGDNLYFMFSHQLGHMYWRYFMWNFSGRESDFSDAPWIGITDFFSEKFPTYIKENKAHNNYLMLPLILGIIGLFFHAKKDSKSFYVNAMLFLMMGVVLVLYLNSPPVEPRERDYIYVGSFYAFAVWIGISVLAIVDFIGRFNKNLVVSAALATAITLPVPLLMAQQNWDDHNRQGRYLSVDSARNFLASCAPNAILFTGGDNDTFPLWYVQEVEGFRTDVRVVVLSYFDTDWYVEQMTRKVNDSEPLPFSLSYENYKKGTNDVLYVYEREGLDAISAREYLRLLKNNSDLLKLGTGGRMTYNMVPSKNLILDVDIEKVYEQGLIPEDLEYLMVDQMNLRVKGSYLTKGNMMLVDLITTNNWERPIYFNNTSMATITLDLEDYVVMEGLTYRLLPVRKPQNMRSEMVNTDVAYTNVMEKFALRGMDDPSNYFDDEFRRFTSNHRSAINSIAIALLDEDDLDRAATIMKFSLEKMPHEAIPYDLASGQMVPLLFEVGEDDLALDIVEKVSFRSIEMIDFYQRTGRDYDRDALISIEMLKFFVPLLEERGYTELASQLKKDLERFLGPSSGGSLINPR, via the coding sequence ATGCTTGAATATAAAAAGGTCAATAATCTGACCGGTTGGCTGGTATTTTTAATAGCTACCACGGTATATATCCTAACGGTGGAAGAAACTGCTAGTTTCTGGGATCCAGGAGAATTCATTGCTGTATCTTATAAGTTGCAAGTGCCGCATCCTCCGGGTGCCCCCTTCTTTTTGTTGGTTTATAGAATGTTTGCATTCCTAGCCATGGGCAATGAGTTGTCAGTTGCTTATTGGATGAATATCGGGTCCGCCTTATTTTCAGGGTTTACCATTTTATTCTTGTTTTGGACCATCACTCTTTTTGGTAGAAAAATCTTCCAAATCAAATCAGGCGAAGAAAGCAAAGGGCAAATTCTAAGTTTAATGGGTGCAGGAATAGTAGGTTCTTTGGCCTACACCTTCTCCGATAGCTTCTGGTTTTCTGCCGTGGAGGCAGAAGTATATGCCATGTCTTCTTTTTTTACAGCCATCGTAATTTGGGCATTCTTAAAATGGGACACTTTAACTGATCCAAGAGAAGAAAACAAGTGGTTGATTTTCATAGCTTATCTCGTAGGTCTTTCCATTGGCGTACACTTACTGAACTTGGTTACCTTACCGGCGTTGGCACTTATTTATTATTTCAAAAAATACCCAAATCCAAACATCAAAGGAGCTATCATTGCCTTGGTTTTGGGTGGAGTAGCTTTGATCATTATCAACAATATCGTAATTCCTGGCTTGCCTAGCATCGCAGGTTCAATGGAAATCTTTTTTGTCAATAGCATTGGCTTACCGTTTGGTTCAGGCATTGTTGTTTTCTCAGCACTCTTTATTGGAGGTTTAGTTTATGGAATCTTCTACTCTATCAAACACCAAAAAGTAGTCCTCAACACAGTTTTACTTTCGCTGACTTTTATCCTGATTGGGTATGGTTCGTATGCCTTGATCATCATCCGAGCCAACCAAAATCCAGTCATCAATGAAAATGATCCAAAAGACATCATCAGCTATATTTCGTACCTGAAGCGAGAACAGTATGGATACCGTCCTTTGCTCCACGGCCAATATTTCGATGCCGAATTAGTAGATCAGGTGGAAGGATCTCCTATTTATCTGAAAACACCCAATGGATACGAGATCGTAGACTACAATAATGTCAATAAATACGACCCTAATCGAACCACTATTCTTCCAAGAATATATTCTACCCAAGAGCGACACAAACAAATCTATCGATCCAAACTTGGGCTGAGGGAAGGGGAAAAACCAACCTTTGGGGATAACCTATATTTCATGTTTTCCCATCAGCTGGGGCACATGTACTGGCGATATTTTATGTGGAACTTCTCTGGAAGAGAAAGTGACTTTTCGGATGCTCCATGGATAGGGATCACTGATTTCTTTTCTGAAAAGTTCCCAACCTATATCAAAGAAAACAAAGCACATAATAATTACCTGATGCTTCCACTGATCTTGGGAATTATCGGTTTATTTTTCCATGCAAAAAAAGACAGTAAATCGTTTTATGTAAATGCGATGCTCTTCCTGATGATGGGGGTAGTCTTGGTACTGTATCTCAATTCCCCACCGGTGGAGCCGCGTGAACGAGACTATATCTATGTAGGTTCATTTTATGCCTTTGCCGTATGGATAGGTATCAGTGTATTGGCAATTGTTGATTTCATAGGAAGATTCAATAAAAATCTGGTGGTTTCAGCTGCATTGGCAACCGCCATTACTCTGCCCGTTCCACTGTTGATGGCTCAGCAAAACTGGGATGATCACAATAGACAGGGGCGCTACCTTTCTGTAGATTCAGCTCGTAATTTCTTGGCTTCCTGTGCCCCAAATGCGATCTTGTTCACCGGGGGTGACAATGATACGTTCCCATTATGGTATGTGCAGGAAGTGGAAGGTTTCCGTACCGATGTGCGTGTAGTCGTCCTGAGCTATTTTGATACAGACTGGTATGTAGAACAAATGACCCGTAAAGTCAATGATTCTGAGCCGTTGCCATTTTCCCTGAGTTATGAAAATTACAAAAAAGGTACAAATGATGTGCTCTATGTCTATGAACGCGAAGGATTAGACGCCATCTCGGCCCGTGAGTACCTACGCTTATTGAAAAATAATAGCGATCTTTTAAAATTAGGAACGGGAGGTCGAATGACCTACAATATGGTCCCTTCTAAAAATTTGATTTTGGATGTGGATATTGAAAAAGTGTATGAACAAGGGCTCATCCCTGAAGACCTAGAGTATTTGATGGTAGATCAGATGAACCTTCGAGTCAAAGGAAGCTACCTGACCAAAGGAAATATGATGTTGGTCGATTTGATTACAACCAACAATTGGGAAAGACCGATTTATTTCAATAATACGTCTATGGCTACCATCACCTTGGATTTAGAAGACTACGTGGTGATGGAAGGATTAACCTATCGTTTGCTACCTGTCAGAAAGCCTCAAAATATGCGGTCAGAAATGGTCAATACAGATGTAGCATATACCAATGTTATGGAAAAGTTTGCACTACGTGGTATGGATGATCCAAGCAACTATTTCGATGATGAATTCCGTAGATTCACTTCCAATCACCGTTCCGCCATCAATTCCATTGCTATTGCCTTGTTGGATGAAGATGATTTGGATAGAGCTGCCACTATCATGAAGTTTAGCTTGGAGAAAATGCCACACGAAGCCATTCCGTATGATTTGGCAAGTGGTCAGATGGTTCCCTTACTTTTCGAAGTCGGTGAGGATGATTTAGCGCTAGATATCGTAGAAAAGGTGTCTTTCCGCTCGATTGAAATGATTGATTTTTATCAGCGAACAGGAAGAGACTATGATAGAGACGCATTGATCTCCATCGAAATGTTGAAATTCTTTGTTCCACTCTTGGAAGAAAGAGGCTATACAGAGCTTGCCAGTCAGCTCAAAAAAGATCTGGAACGATTTCTGGGCCCCAGCAGTGGGGGTTCACTGATCAACCCAAGATAA
- a CDS encoding GWxTD domain-containing protein, with amino-acid sequence MRKHTNPRLKINLFLSLTLLLFGAAESMAQQTLENINQALRYSRYSRVSPKIIPLKEGDRRFRLQMPIEKIEEGIENGIYQFAYAVVGSYQEPLTADKWMELRDVDIIRETGYHFYFEKQVDIPQDQEMAFAVLRVTDTRQGDEYYYHTDLISPFIFEYPEFWGYYSDGIPFDQNFLTMKEPLEFKSRGTISIQHFHYPTLFDIPLPPMEIRPASVPRELTVNYEGEFLTNIPKSFDELGYYFLQTDTTSAAGMLIRSVHDAFPKVKDYEEMVDMVAYISTRREHEALKEAEDKKQALDLYWFNLTKEEEASRKIIREYFKQIEFASILFTDFKEGWKTDRGMVYTVMGPPNEVLFRLNGEIWSYLPENSNSKITFTFARVKNILTPNYYVLNRSRALQPEWFKSITQWRNAQMAF; translated from the coding sequence ATGCGAAAACATACCAATCCAAGGCTAAAAATTAATCTTTTCTTATCTCTTACACTGTTGCTGTTTGGAGCTGCCGAAAGTATGGCGCAACAAACGTTAGAAAACATCAATCAAGCATTGCGCTATTCGCGTTACTCACGGGTTTCGCCCAAAATCATCCCATTAAAGGAAGGAGACCGGCGATTCCGTCTACAGATGCCCATTGAGAAAATTGAGGAAGGAATAGAAAATGGCATTTACCAATTTGCTTATGCGGTAGTAGGAAGTTACCAAGAACCCTTAACTGCCGATAAATGGATGGAACTCCGCGATGTAGATATTATCAGAGAAACGGGGTATCATTTCTACTTTGAAAAACAGGTGGATATTCCGCAAGATCAAGAAATGGCTTTTGCCGTGTTGCGAGTAACCGATACGAGACAAGGAGATGAGTACTATTATCACACAGATTTGATCAGTCCATTTATATTTGAATATCCTGAATTTTGGGGATATTACAGCGACGGCATCCCTTTTGATCAAAACTTCTTGACGATGAAAGAGCCACTCGAGTTCAAAAGCCGTGGGACAATATCGATCCAACATTTTCACTATCCTACGCTGTTTGACATCCCTCTTCCTCCTATGGAAATTCGTCCAGCATCAGTTCCACGAGAGCTGACTGTAAATTACGAGGGAGAGTTCTTAACCAACATCCCCAAATCTTTCGATGAGCTAGGTTACTATTTCTTGCAAACCGATACAACCTCGGCAGCAGGAATGTTGATTCGATCTGTTCACGATGCCTTTCCCAAAGTCAAAGACTACGAGGAAATGGTCGATATGGTCGCCTACATCAGCACGCGAAGAGAACATGAAGCACTGAAAGAAGCAGAGGATAAAAAGCAAGCGCTGGACCTGTATTGGTTTAATTTGACCAAAGAAGAAGAAGCCTCCAGAAAAATAATTCGGGAATATTTTAAACAAATAGAATTTGCCAGCATCTTATTTACAGACTTTAAAGAAGGCTGGAAAACCGATAGAGGCATGGTATACACTGTGATGGGGCCACCCAATGAAGTACTCTTTCGGTTGAATGGAGAGATATGGTCTTATTTACCAGAGAACTCAAATTCCAAAATAACCTTTACCTTTGCACGCGTCAAAAATATTTTGACCCCCAATTATTACGTACTCAACCGCTCGAGAGCTTTACAGCCGGAGTGGTTTAAAAGCATTACACAATGGAGAAACGCACAGATGGCTTTCTAA